Genomic DNA from Hordeum vulgare subsp. vulgare chromosome 2H, MorexV3_pseudomolecules_assembly, whole genome shotgun sequence:
CACTGTGCGGTGCAACTCATGTTTTGTCGATTAAGGGCGTAGACAACACTTTGTGCAACCTACACTTTttagaattagaagtctctactgGGAGCACATTTCTCCAAATTTTTTACGAGGCGCCGGTGCTTTATGTTTGCTGCTCATTCGTACCCGTGTTAAGAACTGGTGCCATTTCATAGTTGCAGTAGTACCAAATCAAACAAGCCCATCACTGGAAGAAGTGGGTGCTCCACATTTTTTGTGATCTCTTTGCAGCTGTGGTATACGTACGGGAGTGTCTACTGTTTATGCATTTTTTGGATAGTGGAAGGGACAGCTCACAGCTCTCCCGGCCTCTGCAGTCTGCATTTCTCGACGGGCACGGCCACGCCGATTAATTATGCACGTTCCTTTTAGTTTTTGTGACTATCAATATTGCAACTTGATATGGTCAAGTGATCACTTATTAGTGTAGGGTATGCAACACATTTGTGTGACTCAAATGCGGATTAACAGTGTACACAACACATCGTGCAGCTTAGGTTACATTTCAAGGTCTTTACTAGGAGCACATTTCTCATCTTGTTTACAAGGTGCGGGTGCTATATGTGTGCTGATCATTTGATACTCATGCTATGCATTTTCTGTTCATTCAGTACTTGTGTTAAGAGCTGATGCCATGTCCTGTATTTCTTTGCTAAATAATCCTCTCCTCTGTGAAACAGTTGCTGGCACAAGAATGGGATGTAAAAGTGACCTGACTGACCAGCTACAGAAGGATGGCATGAGTGTTGTCACTGCTGACTATGAAGAAGGGAGTGAGGAAGAAGAGCCATTTGAACGTGAATtctacgatgatgatgatgatgactatgAAGAAGGCAGTGAGGAAGAAGAACCATTTGAACGTGAATTCTAcgatgatgaggatggcgacgacGATGATTGTGAGCCCAAAACACAGGCTGTCGATTCTTCTGAAGTTTCTTTGGCAGATGTTAGTGAGGAGGAACCTTGCGATGTTGCGGCTCCACTTGAAGACGAGGATGCCAGTTACGAGGAACCTTTTGTTTCAGAACTCTGTTATGAGGAAGAAGACAGTTGTGAGCAGGACTCGTATTATGCGGGGCCTCACACGGATTCATACAGGAAGAAGCTCTATGAAGTGGAGCCATGTGATGATCAAGTGGCTCATGAGTATGAATTTGTGAAGAAGAAGTCCAGTACTGTGCAGACTATCAACAAGGAACAAAATAAGAAAGTGGTCCTAAAACGGGCACTGAGAAAGGGCAGCAGCAATGAGCTCAAGGCGGTGCCAGTGATTGATGATATGGAAACGAAGCCGTCGAAGAAACGTTTATCTGTCAGGTTTGCTACTGATGTATCTTGTTACACATACAGTACTGAAAGTTTTGGTGCTGCCAAGTTGGAGAAAAGGAAAGCTCAGTTTGATGACCAGGACAGCCACTTGCGTAAGAGGCAAGAACACATAGTCTCCTCGCTTAAGGATGGTGGCAAGCTGAAAGAAGTGGATGAAACTAACCTGTATGTGGGCAATCTCCCAGCTTCTGTGTCTTCTCACAAGCTCATCGAGCTATTTCTACCTTTCGGTAGAATTGTTCGATCAAAAGTGGCGGATGATCGTATCACTGGTATAAGCCAGGGATATGGCTTTGTGAAGTATGCTTCAGCTCGTAGTGCCGCAGCAGCTACTGAACGCATGAATGGGCGCCTGATTGATGGGAAAGCATTAGAGGTTAGAGTAGCTGGACCTCCAACATCAGTATCCAATCCATGCAAGCAATCTGTGTCCGAAACTTGCAGTCTGCCCTCAAAGGAAATCGACGCGAGTAACTTGTATGTGAGCAACCTCCCCCTATCCATGGACACGCTAAAGCTACTCGACCATTTTCTGCCGTTTGGGAAAGTAACTTATATAAAGGTACCCAGAGATCACACCACTGGTTTAAGCAAAGGATATGGCCATGTGAAGTACGCTGATTCTCGTCATGCAGCTCAGGCCATCATCCATTTGAATGGGCTTCTTGTTGAGGGTAAAAGGATAGAGGTTCGGTTGTCTGACATCTCTCCAACGCTGTCAAATTCTGCTGTGGGATCACACACAAATTCCAGAACCATCAAGGAAATCGACATGGCAAATCTGTATGTCTGCAACATTCCTGCATCTATTAACACAAATAAGCTGATTGACCTTTTCTTGCCATTTGGTAAGATAACCCAAGCAAGAGTGGCGGCAGACCAAGAGGGTGCTCATTCCGCTAAAGGATATGGCTTCGTCAAATTTGCTGATTCTCAATGTGCTGCCGAGGCTATTGCACTAATGAATGGAGCACTGGTTGAAGGAGAGACATTGAATGTCAGAGTTGCAGGCCTTTCATCATCAGCATCCAGTTCAGCTGTACAAGGCTCATCAATTAAATCTCCAGAAATCAACAAATCTAGACTGTACATCACTAACCTTCCCCAGACCATGAACGATAATAAgctgattgaacttttcttgcccTTTGGTCAGATCAGCAAAGTCGTGATCAATCCGGAGTATAGCCTAGTGTACTATGCAGATGTAGCATCAGCGATGACGGCTGCCGAACGCATGGATGGGTACCTGATTGGTGGAAAGAGGCTAGTTGTCAGAGGCTCAGAGTACTGTCAACCCAATGCAGCAGAGCAAGCTTTATCACAGCCAGCTGGCAAGCCAACGAAAGAAATTGATATGGCCAATGTGTATGTTGGCAGCATCCCGCCAACGGTAACATGCGATCAGTTGGTCGAGCTTTTCCGACCTTTTGGACAAATTGTGCAATCTAGGCTGTTTCACGGGTATGGCATGGTCAGGTACAACCACCCTTCATCTGCTACTGCTGCAATTGATCATATGGACGGTTACCAAATTGGAGGAAGTTCCCTGGTTGTGAGAGTAGCAGGCCTTCCTAACCCCGGGGATTATCTAACAGTACGTGCGCCTGTCTCTGGCAATGAGCAGAGGCAAATTGACATGACCAACCTATATGTCTGCCATCTCCCACTCCATGTTACCGCCGAAAAGCTGATTGAAATCTTTCTGCCATGCGGCCAAATCACTCAAGCAAAGGTGGTTGTCGACTGGCACACTGGTGGGAGCAGGGGGTTCGGGTTTGTCAAATTTGGTGATGCTTATGGCGCTGCTGTGGCTCTCACTCACATGAACGGTTGCCCGCTGGAGGGGCACATCTTGGGGGTTAGAATAGCCGGTGTCCATCCGAGTGATATGGACAGCTACATGACGCGTCTCTACTCCCAGTTCACATTGCCTGACCCCTCAATGATGGCGGTTGGAATACCAACATCGTCGTACTGGCCATACTATTGTGCTGAATCGGCATACGTGGAGGGGCAGGGAGCTGATACTGCTTCTCAAACATCTCAGGAGGAATCTGTATCGGCCAGTTCATTTGCTGAGAAGGGTAGTTCTTCTGTGTCAAGCCATGTCACCGACAGTTCTCAGCAGCATTCTTCAGCAGGTTGGGCTGGTCCGCCTGGTTTCAACCCCCATACCATCTCTTCTCAGCCTCCGTCAACAGGCCGGGCTGGTCCGCCTAGCTTCAATCCGCATGCTACCGCCAAGAAGGATagcgccaccgcgaggaaaccttCCCAGCCTTGCTCCAAGGTCCATTTGGCACAGTCAGGAGGCAGCCAGAAAAGACGCTCAATCGTCTAGCACCGTCTGCTTCTGATCATGCTTCAGTGCATTTTATATTGATTCTGAGAGAAGAAAAACATATGCTAACATAACTTGGTTTTAGCTAGGTACTTAATTAAGTGGTAGACTTTGATGGTTGGGGCGAGCTGGCTGGTGAAATTTGCTATGTGCTTTTAGTTCAGTCCAAGTATCAGTTCAGTTCTGTTT
This window encodes:
- the LOC123431269 gene encoding multiple RNA-binding domain-containing protein 1-like → MGCKSDLTDQLQKDGMSVVTADYEEGSEEEEPFEREFYDDDDDDYEEGSEEEEPFEREFYDDEDGDDDDCEPKTQAVDSSEVSLADVSEEEPCDVAAPLEDEDASYEEPFVSELCYEEEDSCEQDSYYAGPHTDSYRKKLYEVEPCDDQVAHEYEFVKKKSSTVQTINKEQNKKVVLKRALRKGSSNELKAVPVIDDMETKPSKKRLSVRFATDVSCYTYSTESFGAAKLEKRKAQFDDQDSHLRKRQEHIVSSLKDGGKLKEVDETNLYVGNLPASVSSHKLIELFLPFGRIVRSKVADDRITGISQGYGFVKYASARSAAAATERMNGRLIDGKALEVRVAGPPTSVSNPCKQSVSETCSLPSKEIDASNLYVSNLPLSMDTLKLLDHFLPFGKVTYIKVPRDHTTGLSKGYGHVKYADSRHAAQAIIHLNGLLVEGKRIEVRLSDISPTLSNSAVGSHTNSRTIKEIDMANLYVCNIPASINTNKLIDLFLPFGKITQARVAADQEGAHSAKGYGFVKFADSQCAAEAIALMNGALVEGETLNVRVAGLSSSASSSAVQGSSIKSPEINKSRLYITNLPQTMNDNKLIELFLPFGQISKVVINPEYSLVYYADVASAMTAAERMDGYLIGGKRLVVRGSEYCQPNAAEQALSQPAGKPTKEIDMANVYVGSIPPTVTCDQLVELFRPFGQIVQSRLFHGYGMVRYNHPSSATAAIDHMDGYQIGGSSLVVRVAGLPNPGDYLTVRAPVSGNEQRQIDMTNLYVCHLPLHVTAEKLIEIFLPCGQITQAKVVVDWHTGGSRGFGFVKFGDAYGAAVALTHMNGCPLEGHILGVRIAGVHPSDMDSYMTRLYSQFTLPDPSMMAVGIPTSSYWPYYCAESAYVEGQGADTASQTSQEESVSASSFAEKGSSSVSSHVTDSSQQHSSAGWAGPPGFNPHTISSQPPSTGRAGPPSFNPHATAKKDSATARKPSQPCSKVHLAQSGGSQKRRSIV